Within the Gopherus flavomarginatus isolate rGopFla2 chromosome 8, rGopFla2.mat.asm, whole genome shotgun sequence genome, the region AGCACACATACAAGAGATTAAACTGTATTCTGTTCTTACTCATGGTTCAGTATAATTGCCATCAGTGTTTTCAGACACAAATTTTGCTTTAGTCCATAAAATGAGCAAATATGACATGGAAGACATTGACATTGTACATTACAATATGGCTATTTTATGGCCTCTTTAAAAACCACACGTTTTTAAAGGGATTACCTTGGTGCTATTACTAATCAGTTTGGACTTATTTTAAAGAGTGATCTAAAAAAGGCCAAGAGATAAACCTTCATGTTTTATACAATATAGCTCAATGGGATATGCCAAAAAATGCTGCCACATGttcatatgtgtgtatatattttagaTACATACTCAAAACATTTATAGGCAAGCTATTTTGTGGAgtaaaaaataagtttattttagCTAGAGTATATCTAAAATACTCTGCTAAAAATCAAAAATCCTATGGATATCTTCAGTATCTAAATAACCATGTGCTCACAAGTCTCTTATTTTCTAATTCTAACTCTTTCCACAGTTCTTGCTACCTGTCTGTGGCAAAAATCAAGAATCCTTCCTTTTACCTACTCTTAACCTACAAAAGATGATGAAAAGGTGTTGAATTTAGTGTTGAGCTACAGCCATCAGAAATATTTAGGATCAAGCCACTGACTCAAGAAAGCAAACTGGTCTCAAGAGAGAGCCTGAGATGTGGGAAAAAATACCCTGGTGTTTTACATTCTTAACAGGACAGTTGTGGTTGTACCAAATAGATGTGATCCTCAGTCTTCTGCCAAGTGATTAATGCAGCCCCTCAGTTGAGCATGGTTCTACAAATcaattatatatacacaaatcTGCTCAGAACTTGATGAGGATGTCCCATACACAGATTTTGTTACAAATCTTTCATGGATGCATAATGAATTCCTAGATACTGAAATAGGATCCCTGCACATAGCTGGAAAATGGGACTGTCCATACTGTTTTCACAACATAAAAGCAATCTGTATACCTACCTCTACAATGTCGTCATCAAACAGCAGCCAAAAGCCATGGCTCTTCACTATGGTGATATAATGTCCACGGTTTGGACCGCTGCCAGAAAAAAGGTCAAAGATTTATTACACTGATGCCTatatatgaaaaacaaaaaatttgTAAATAACTCAAACTATTATAAGTGGAGCTCATAGTGCCACCTATAGTTAAGGTTCACCAATACTTTCCAGTGTAAGACCTTATTTTCCATTGCCTATAACTTTGCCCAACTGTAACACTTTGCCAAACCTTAACACGCTGGGTATCTACCTCAGATttacttaaaaacaaagaaaataaaatttcagcaaaaatggttcagccatttttgaGAACGAGGTTAGGGGCAATAAATACGTTGTTCTGACCGCATTTAAAAAATCCATACAATGGTTTGGGTAAGAAGTTTTAGGGTCtctgctttggagcaaggacttgataTTTAGTAATAAGAATGTGCCATTTGTGATTCTTGTGAAAAAATGCCCAAATCAGCCAAGTTACAAAcctttgggagaaaaaaaaatcttagtttgTGCTTGCTCAATAGGGACATGTCAGAGATTGACAGCTacattctctgaagattccatctgtactgagcatgcttcaGACCAGGGCTGCGGGCACCACTCAGCTAGAATATCTGTGCAATTGCTGCTCCCCGTTGTTGTGGCACTATCACCAGAGCAGAGTGCAGAGAGACCCTCTCAAGTGTGCTCTCAGTACTCTCCTGTTGGAAGTGTGGTAGAGGAAGCTGCCAGATccgaatgcagaggggacaagagccaGACCAGATAGGTAAGGGTTGCAAAGaaagtagattgggacaaggaatTTTTGGGGTGTAATAATGTACACTAGCACTAGGTAAGCCACCAACTGCTGACCTCAGACAGTGAGGGAGAAAGTTAAGGATAAAACAAGAAACTAACTCTCATTTTTTCTGGCTTTATTGCGTGTTTCATTTAGGATCTGAACAACACAAACATAAAACAATATGGCTTTTTTAAAAGGACTTCACTGTGTATGGGGAAAGTGATTCTGTAGCCCCATTCAGTGTTATAAATTTACTGGAATTAACAATTTCTGCCTTAGAATGAAGActttttttgtttagaatatgtAAATTAAAGTGAAGTtatcaaagcaaaatattttcaacagatgttttaaaagatctaaaatatttagaaaataaattTGTACCTGGTCTATCCTGATATGTTACATTCCACCATGATACAAGTTTACAACAGAGCTGTGGAACTCCTAAAAGGGCCAGTGTTTACAAAACAGCAGCTCTAGAGCACAACTGCTGACCCCTTCAATAAGACAAAGTCACACTAACCGCCATTTCTATATGTCATTACTGAAAGCTATATTTACACTAATTGGAATGTGCGTCACAGATAGCAAATGTAGgatccagccctgcaaactcacaAGAGGAAGTTTGGATAGGATCCTCTCTTTTGCAATATCAGTATGTTGCATGAAAATGTGTTTCAGAACTATATCACAATATCAGAAACATTTACAGCATAGACAGCGTAAATAAATCCAACAGACACCGGCATGCGTTGGTTTTGTTGGCTCTCTAATTTCGACACTGATACTTTGGAAATATTCTATAGACCTTATGCTAGATTTCCAACTACTTTAAGATTTACCCCccgctcaaaaaaaaaaaaaagaacaaataatCCCCAACCATCCCATCCTAAAGCCTTGTCTAATCTGAAGCGTAATATCAGCATAGCTTCAGGGTTGTAAAAAACGATACCTCAACCGACATATCTATACTGATCTAACCGCCAGCATACACACAGCTATGTTGACCCGAATGGCCTTTTTTTAACGTAGCTAGCTTTGTTCGCAGAGGTGTCCCTACACCAACAGAAAAACCTGTTCTGTTGCTGTAGGCTGTGTCTACTCTACAGGGCTATCTCGGCATAGCTATGCTAGCACAGTCTCAACATAGTATAAACATGCCCCATTTTTGACTTCTGTGAATAACATTTGATCTTTTCTTACATAATACAGTGTTTGCAATGGCCTTTCTATTTGCATcaagttttttaaacaaaatatatgtttttcaattattttaattaagTTTTAATTGTGCTGGATTAAAACTGTGCAGCTAATTTAAAAAGCAGTATGCAATTTAACCACTTGGTGGcatcagccttttaaaaaaaaatgtaatgatctagcacaggggtcggcaacccttcagaagtggtgtgccgagtcttcatttattcactctaatttaaggttttgcgtgccagcaatacattttaatgtttttagaaggtctctttctataagtctataatatataactaaactattgttgtatgtaaagtaaataagtttttttaaatgtttaagaagcttcatttaaaattaaattaaaatgcagagcccccaagaccagtggccaggacccgggcagtgtgagtgccactgaaaatcagcttgcgtgccaccttcggcactcatgccataggttgcctacccctgatctagcaaGTGGCAACACACAAACTGATTCTATTTTGAGAACTTTGTTTTTCCAAGAATTGATTTCATTTAGCTTTCCTGGAAGCTTTAGCGTGTTTTAAAGCTATATAAAAAGAGCAAGGCTGAGACTATGCACACTGAATAGAAAAATAggctgaaaatattttcaaaaaaatgtttaaatgtaaaaaCATGTAAAAACCTTTTTATTCTTTGAGTTGATTAGCTTAGATGTTGCTGAGATTGTTCCATATTGTCAGCTGCTGCAGTGGTATTGAAATATACATGAATGACCAAGTGAGTTAATTTTCTTGGATACTCATGTAAAACTCAGAAAGCATTGGAGACATACCTGCCACAGTGAACTACTACAGCCACAAGGTCATACATTCTGTCAGGGTTTGTAGCATCTCCTGAAGTATTGAAGAGCCGAAGCTCCAAGGGAAAGACTACACGGTAGGAGAGTTTGGTGTATCGATGCAGCTGGTCCATGTATTTGAACCTTTTTAAGTGCAGAGCTAGAATCATGGGCAATTTCTTCACTCTCATTCTGGAccataaaatatattaaacataGAACATCACATTAGAAAATACCTCTTACATTAGAtaaatcttttaaaagaaaataattagaaTTTgtgtttaaatgattaaaaaaagtttaatctGAAATTCGGTTTTAATGAAGATGATCTGTGAAGAGCTGCTTTTTATACAAGCATTTTGGTACAACCGGGAAAGATTTATAGCACAACTGACATCCACATGCAAGACAGCTGCTTGCCTACACTGAACCAATCATCTTTCATCATATCAGGGAAAGTGAAAGATGGAATAAATCTTTGTCCTTCTGGACTGGCTTCTATTAACTAAGAAATGAGAAAAATAGATTTTCTACATCATCTGTGGCTGAAGGGGAAAACATTCTGGAAACATCAAACTGATTACAATTAACAGGGAAAAAGAAGTGATGTCTGGTAGTTCTTTAGGGGAGGAATGTGAAACTGACCTTTTGGGGGCTCCTCTCACTGTAGAAGTTGCTCCGAATTTATATTTTCCCTGACATTTCCCTACCTTGAATGTCAGTTATTTTGTTGTTTCAAAAAATAGTGATTGGATTAATATTGTAtatttactagggctgtcaagcaattaaaaaatcacaatcacatgattaaaaaagTTTAATTGCAttgctaaacaataatagaataccatttatttaaatatttgtggatattttctacatttttaaatatattgatttcaattacaacacaaaatacaaagtgtacagtgttcgctttacatttttttttattacaaatatttgcactgtaaaaaacaaaagaaacagtatttttcaattcatctaatacaagtactgtagtgcaatctttttattgtgaaagttgagcctacaaatgtagaattatgtacaaaaaaataacggcattcaaaaataaaacaatgtaaaactttagagcctacaagtccactcagtcctacttcagccagtcgctcagacaaacaagtttggttacaatttgcaggagataatgctgtccgcttcttgtttacaatgtcacttgaaagtgagaacaggcatttgcatggcactgttatagccagcatcacaagatatttacatgccagatgtgctaaagattcatatgccccttcaaacttcagaggacgtgtccatgttgatgatgagttctgctcaataacaatcaaGAGCTGAgaggactgatgcatgttcattttcatcatctgagtcagatgccaccaacagaaggttgattttcttctttggtggttcgggttctgtagtttccgcatctgaatgttgctcttttaagacatctgaaaacaTGCGCCAcaactcatccctctcagattttgtatagcacttcagattcttaagctttgggtccagtgctgtagctatttttagaaatctcacattggtaccttcttggTAAAATGAACAtgtactgggtcatcatctgagactgctataacatgaaatatatggcagaatgcggataAACAAAATAGGAggcatacaattcttccccaaggagttcagtcacaaatttaattaatgtatttttttttaaatacgcatcatcagcatggaagcatgtcctctggaatggtggccaaagcatgaaggggcatacagatgtttagcatatctggcacataaataccttgcaacacctgctacaaaagtgccatgcaaacgcctgttctcaccttCAGCTAATGCTGTAAATCAGAAGCAGGCAGCAAtatctcccacaaatgtaaacaaaccttttttttttaagcgattggctgaacaagtagtaggacTTGAGTGGATTTGTAAGCTCTGAAGTttcacactgttttgtttttgagtgcagttatgtaacaaaaaaatctacatttgtaagttacactttcatgataaagagattgcgcttcagtatttgtatgagatgaactgaaaaatactattttgtttatcatttttacagtgcaaatatttgtaatcaaaataatataaagtgagtgctgtacactttgtattctgtgtggtaataGAAATTAATATacttgaaaacgtagaaaaacatccaaaattatttaatacatttcaattggtattctattgttaaaggtacaattgtgattaatttttaaaatcacaattatttttttgagttaatcacgagagttaactgtgattaatcaacagctctaTAATTTACACTAATATCTGTCCCCGCCAAGACAGAACATGAACATTTTCCAGCATATCCTAACCTTACCTCTTCTGTGCTTCCTGTTTACTGCGACACTGCTCACAGTAGTATTTATATTCACTGCATAAAGTCTCAGTATTACTGAACCCCCTGTGGAAGTTGAGAACAAAAAAATGAATTACAGACATGTGGGAACCTTAGTCATACCCTCTACTTATCATTTTACTATCCTTTCACTATCTGCTATCACAGAAAAGAAATATACCACAGATGAGGATTTTTCTCAAACAAGAATACCTCCCAACCACTGGTTTTAACTTGTCCCAGTCCCATGTTGTGGGATCTAAAATTCTAGCTGAGGAAATTTGGATATAGATCCCTTCAGAACATGAACTGGCCAGTATCTGATCATCAGTCAAACCGAAGGGTAGAGCACATAGCAATATAGGCTGTCATGGTTTTGGTTGCCCAATTATCTAGTTCACACCTATTGTGTGATATGTGAGGACATGTACAAAAATTAAAACTTATTAACACTCGCCATAATTTGCCCACAAAAACAcaatcacacacacccctgccaaaACTCACTCATCATTAGTGCTGTTATCAGCTATTAAAAAGCCAGGTCCAATGAATGCATCTTGCATAGTGCTGGGTTGATAAGCTTGGGCTTTGACAAGCTATCAGAGAGCTAATTCTAAAGCAGAGAGCTGTTCAACAAGAATGCCCTGTTGCCTGCCCTCAGAAGCTCAAGAACTCTTTAATGAAGAGCAGGAGCACTTCAGCAAAATGCAGCAGCAGGGTGACAaagtaaaaatgttttgaaaaaaaaacaaaacatgaataCTTAAGTTTTGAAAAACTCTGAACACATGATGTGGTATTAACAGCCTTAGAAGACACAATTAAATGGATAATTCTTACAGTTTTGGTAGACTTTCTGTATAACAGGATCTTGTGCAGAATTCATTAGTTTACGGTAATCTTGAGTCCTAAACTGCTGCACAACTGAATACCTAAAGTAGCCGCTCCATTCAGAATATGTGCAGATGTGTTTCTTCCAACCAGATTCCTTTTCATTTACCTTAGGCAATGCGTAATGGATGTATTTTGTTCCACATCAACCGATAGGTCCAGGAAGTCCTCATCTTTGCTActaaccttaaaaaaaataaatacgtCATTGCGGCTTGAAATCTGGCAGGTTTAGAATTGCTTCAAGTCCCTGAAATGGTACAGATGTTGTGATTCCAAGTAGGAAGCTTTAGAGTTTGACAAATGTATAAATGAAGTAAGAGGGCCTTTCCTGCACTACTCGAGAAATACTGAAACAATCTGATGTGTAGGTCTAGTCCAAAAAGAGACTGTAAAAAAGGAACCTTCTTGTACAATGTCTTCCCCATGTGCATGCAAGTCATATCTGCctattttactgacaaaaccaagTTTTTACCACTGACAGTGCTCAGAAGACTAGAGAGGCTTTAAAAGGATTCTATTCTACTTTGTACAGCAATACAATTATCTGCTATATTTCAGACTCTTTAGTACTGGGAAGGATATAAGAGACAAAGAGCTGGATTTTCAGACTCTGGGGTGAGTGATAAGGCCTGGCCTTTAGGAAAACATCTTTAGACTTGTGAGCCAATCACATTTAGTCTTAAAATCCCTGAGAAAGAACCCCATTTGGTGCCATTTTTGGAAGGTTCCTTTTTAAACCATAAAAATAATTTAGATTTAAAGTGCTGACTAGTATTTGGAGCTATGTGAAAAAATGTTGCTATCCAATATCATAGTAATTTTTCTTTTCCTCACAACGGGGCTTTCATTTGTTTGAAATACTGTTAAATCAATGATTACATGGCTAAGTAAAAATTCCCAGCCCAAAAGTGGTTCTTTCAGTTTCAGTCTTTCTGATCTCTCCTTTGTTCTCAACACAGTGATTATGGATTAACAAGAAACGTTATCTTTTGACTTGAAAACACTTGGTTAAAACACAAATTcaggagtacctttcccagacttgaagaagaggtctgtgtagctcacaagcttgtctctttcaccaactgaagttggtccaataaaagatattacctcacctatcttgtctcctTAACATTCTGACACAAACATGGCTACACTACCACTGCAAATTTAGCACTGTAAGTAAATGGTGAGTAACTCTTGTGGAAACACAACATACACTATGACTGTCACAAGAAATTACAACAGGACAAAAAGGTGGCTCCTATCAGCCAGGTGCAAACTGCTTTGGTGGaaatgaggagggggaaggaaaggacACTGTGCTTTTACTAAGAAACATACCTTAATGAGTACTAGTTTGAATGGACAGCTGATACAGCCATAAAATAGGTTAGGTTcaatttttaatcagaaaatgttCAATTTCATCTACCCtaataaatgaaaaattttgtttaGAATTAGGGAAAATGGTCcagtgcctttgaaaaatcaaataaagaggtgttttgtttttcaacATACAGCTTCACAGTTAAGACATCTGGTTTCGTTGGTTAGTGTTCCCTGGAAGATTTCATGGACCCATGTCAAATCAGTCTTGTCTCCTTCCTCACTCTCAATGCTGCCATTCTGGAGTTTGCCATTCTGTCTCTCCTGTTTTTTCTCTTCTTGTAGTAAGTCAGCAATAGTGTTCAGTAGGTAGTTTAGGAATTCATGTGCATCTTGCTGCATATAATTATCAAATAACTCtggaaaggaaacagaaaagaTTGGGAAGAATGAAAGAACATAACAACAACGCTATCGTTAAAGCACAAACTTTATAAGGCCACTCTGCTTTAGTGAAGCACTGCACATTC harbors:
- the LOC127056610 gene encoding ubiquitin carboxyl-terminal hydrolase 12-like isoform X1 — its product is MEILMTVRRLASICTMGANASALEKEIGPEQFPVNEHYFGLVNFGNTCYCNSVLQALYFCRPFREKVLAYKVQPRKKESLLTCLSDLFNSIATQKKKVGVIPPKKFISRLRKENELFDNYMQQDAHEFLNYLLNTIADLLQEEKKQERQNGKLQNGSIESEEGDKTDLTWVHEIFQGTLTNETRCLNCEAVSSKDEDFLDLSVDVEQNTSITHCLRGFSNTETLCSEYKYYCEQCRSKQEAQKRMRVKKLPMILALHLKRFKYMDQLHRYTKLSYRVVFPLELRLFNTSGDATNPDRMYDLVAVVVHCGSGPNRGHYITIVKSHGFWLLFDDDIVEKIDAQAIEEFYGLTSDISKNSESGYILFYQSRD
- the LOC127056610 gene encoding ubiquitin carboxyl-terminal hydrolase 12-like isoform X2, which codes for MEILMTVRRLASICTMFGNTCYCNSVLQALYFCRPFREKVLAYKVQPRKKESLLTCLSDLFNSIATQKKKVGVIPPKKFISRLRKENELFDNYMQQDAHEFLNYLLNTIADLLQEEKKQERQNGKLQNGSIESEEGDKTDLTWVHEIFQGTLTNETRCLNCEAVSSKDEDFLDLSVDVEQNTSITHCLRGFSNTETLCSEYKYYCEQCRSKQEAQKRMRVKKLPMILALHLKRFKYMDQLHRYTKLSYRVVFPLELRLFNTSGDATNPDRMYDLVAVVVHCGSGPNRGHYITIVKSHGFWLLFDDDIVEKIDAQAIEEFYGLTSDISKNSESGYILFYQSRD
- the LOC127056610 gene encoding ubiquitin carboxyl-terminal hydrolase 12-like isoform X3, producing the protein MEILMTVRRLASICTMGANASALEKEIGPEQFPVNEHYFGLVNFGNTCYCNSVLQALYFCRPFREKVLAYKVQPRKKESLLTCLSDLFNSIATQKKKVGVIPPKKFISRLRKENELFDNYMQQDAHEFLNYLLNTIADLLQEEKKQERQNGKLQNGSIESEEGDKTDLTWVHEIFQGTLTNETRCLNCEAVSSKDEDFLDLSVDVEQNTSITHCLRGFSNTETLCSEYKYYCEQCRSKQEAQKRMRVKKLPMILALHLKRFKYMDQLHRYTKLSYRVVFPLELRLFNTSGDATNPDRMYDLVAVVVHCGSGPNRGHYITIVKSHGFWLLFDDDIVEAGQNS